The genomic region CAGCGGACAgggggaggttggagaggatgaaTAGGGGTGTGAGATGCGCGAGTCGGGGCGGGGCGTGGGTAATGGGACGGCGCGTATGCAGAAAATGACgcgttgggtggcgagtaTGATGTGCGTGGAGCCACGGCGCAGCGGGTGGCAATATCAGTAGGAAGCGTAGCCGAGTGAGAAGGACCAGGAAAGGTGGCGGTAGGGGGTTATGGGAGCGTGAGACAAGTGCACATCGACgaaaggaaggtggggtGCGGCGACATACGCAagttgacgagggcgaATGTATCAGCGTGGGTTCGGGGGAAAGCGATGACGAAGGGGCCAAGTAGTGTGGAGCGACGTACGGATAAAGTAGTTGTCTGTGGGAACAGGAGTGGGTGAATCTAGTCGGTCGATGTGGGGATGACCGAGTCAAGTGGATTTGTTAAATGTGGGAATTGAAGAGTGTTGAGCAAGAGATGAATGGTGGTGAGCGAGTGGTTGGTGGTGATTACAGAGGTACAAGGTGGAGTGCATGGTTGGGGGATGGCCGTGGCTGTGGCGTGGCGTGGCGTGGCAGAACCTACGCAGGGAAGGGAGTTTTGGACTGTTGGGACTGTTGGTACGGTTGGTTGGGCGTGGGGTGCCTATGGGTTATGGATTACGGGCAAAGGGGTCGGGTCATCCTCTCTCACCCTGTGACTAAGCTGCGCTGCGCCTTGAGCATAGGGTATAGGGTACCTTGGGTGGTCCTTTGTTTGCACCGCACTTTGAGTGAGTGCTCAATGACGCTCGGGGAGCTCAAGTTGCTCCCGAGCCGAgcgagggaggggagtggGATCAGGCTCATCGCGGTCAGGTCTACGTCAGGCACATTAGCGCTTCTGGCGGTGTTTTGACGTCTTCCACCTGTGGCATCTTAATCGCGTTGGATTATGTAATAAAGAGTGGAGTGTTTTTTTTTCTTGATGCAAGAGCGGAGGTTGATCGGTTGAGGCATCTTTGGTTTGGTGAATtggtgaggatgacgaTAGAGGACAGACAGAGAGAGGCACAGAGCTAAAGTGATAGTTAAATGGATTCAACAAAGGATCGGGATGGACCACATGACCAGAATGACACCGGCTATCGCTATCTTACAATCTCGCATATCTTTCATTCTATTCAAACCAGGACTGGAACATATTTCCCAACCGATCCCATCCCATTCAAAACTAACACACTCCATTTCTTGGCAGTGGCTGTAAATGCACACTTCAACATACTCCCATTCCCACATCGCCCCCAATGCTCACTCAATTGTGGGGCCTCGAAAGGGTGGATTCGGGGTGATGCGGCCGCATTCGGGTTCCGACGCGACCGCCTTCAGGGGGAGGGTGGCCATTGTGGGCTAAAGGCTAATTTGTGTTGGAGGCGTGTGCGAAACTGAAACAAAGATTTCGTCCGAATCGTTTCTACATCACTATTGCTTTGGCCACACTCGCCACCCTGCCCGCTTACCCGCTCACTGTTTGAACTGTTTGGTTCAATCCGCAGCCATCCCGCTCACACACCCTCCGTGACAAGTCTCTCTATCCGTGCGCTAGTGACCtccgccgacgccacccTCGATCCATCCATCCTTCCCTCACTCGCCCCATCACCCGTCGACATCATCCCTCATCACCGAGGGCCACGGCCGACGCATGCGCCCAGGTGCTGGTGCTACCCCGCAGAAGGTGACCCCACACAAAAATACCAATCATCTACAAATACACCATCCAGATGACAGAATAAAGGACACATCGACATCCGAACGACGGTTGCTCTCTCAACTGTTCTCTACTCCTTCCCATCGCGATCCCGATACCCCGCCACCATGAACGCTACGCTCAACAACGCAACCCTCGCTactcggcgcggcgtctcACGTCTCTGGCAGGGATACCTTGCtcagctcgccgcccgtcCCCTCCGTACCAAGATGGTCACGTCCGGCACCATGTTCTttgtcggcgacgccaTTGCGCAGTTTGGCATCGAGGGGCGGCGGGTCTCCCCCGACGCTGTACCTCAGCCTGACGGCTACGGCCCCGTTGAAGACGACGTTACGCTCGCCTATAACGTGAGTACCTCCATCTTCCCTCGCTGATGCCTAGCCGACCCGTGCCGCCCGCCAGGCAGTGTGTGAGTTCCTTCCCCACGACTCTGCTAATTCCAGACGGCGCACTCGTCCTTGCACCGCTCGCACACAACTGGCTCGTACGCCTCGACAAAGTCAAGTTTGCCAACAAGTGGGCTAGTGAGTCTTTGGCTGCGCCGGCCCGACCCTAGATAGGCGtcacccttccctccaccctgCACGGATCGCATCGCGCTGATACTAGCTCTCGGCGCCAAAGTTAgcctcgaccagctcgtGTGGGGACCCTTCATCGTGACCAGTGAGTGAAACGCGTCGCTGGGCGATACATTCCGCGGTTGGGGCATTTTCGTTGAAGAGGCACCCCACGCCGCTCCGCTTCCCTGGAACTTCCACTCTGATTTGCCACACATCTCAACAATCGCGATCCAcaactgacaccagcgtTCTGGAGCTGGACGGGCATGATGGAGGGCAAGACGGGCGACCAAGtggccgagcttgtccaCTTTGCCTTCCCAGGAGCCTACTCGAAGTGTGTAGCCGTGTTTGCGCCCACCCAGATCGTCAACTTCCTCTGGGTTCCGCTGCACCACCGGCTGTTGGTGCACCAGACGGTCGGACTCGGTGAGTGTTGCGTGCTGCCTGTTTTTTCGTGTTTTTTTTTTAGGCTGTGGCGGTGCCAAGCCTCGATGGTGCGAAGGATTGTGGCGTGGCATGGTTGAATGGTGGCATGGTGGTAATTGTGCCAAGTGCCACAGGGGTGACACAGTGGGGTTGAACTATGTGTGACGCGAGGTCGGTGGCAGGGGACGTGAGGCGTGTGGCGGGTGACTGCGAGGCGAGTGGCACTGGTGCGAAACTGGCGATCGAAACAAATGTGGCGTGGTAGTGTGTTGGTGCCTATCACACGCCCTAAGCTTCTCACCGTTATCCTGCACCTCGCTCGGCACTCCGCACCCCTCCTTTCGCCTCGCGTGACTCGCTTGCCCTTCGGCGGCCGACCATCGCCGACCCCTCGGTCCTCGGAAGTGATCAAAATGGCAAAGTGGCGTCGCCGTGTGATTCCCTTCACAGCAATCCCACTtttgtcctcgccgccacgccgacggccTCACACTAGTTCTCCCTCTTTCCCCACGGATCTCCTCTGATCCCCCACACTCTTGATCCACGGGCCCCAGTCCGCTCCTTTGCAAACCCCGATCGGCCCTCGATCCAGCCTTATCGGCTGTGTCACGTTCCAGATCTCTTCTCATCCCTCCTTCTTTCCCAACGACGGCGGTCTCGCGGTCTCACTGCCATCGCCGCACGCACGTGTCGGCCGATGCGTCCACCCCACTTTATCGTCACACCGGCAGGTCGACAGCCGGTGCTCATCGAGTCGTGTGGCACCGCTTCGCCGCAGCTTGCCCCCATGGTTGTTTCCCACTGCCTCTCACCTCCCTCTTTCCTCCCCGCTCGTTCTCTAATCCCGCGCAGCTCGCTAACCCCTAGGGTGGAACATCTTCCTCTCGTACATGACGAACAAGAACAacacgctcctcgccgcggccaaggccgacctcgcgcaggcgcagatCGCCGAGGCTTCGGTCGAACCGATTCACGACAAGGCtcacgacgacgagcgtgccctcgcgcacgccaaggtcgaggacgcggccaAGGTTCTCGCCgctgtcaaggaggagcgccagcgcctccgcgacctcgaagGTGGTGGAGCCACCGCCGCTGGCACGCGCATGTAGCATTTCTAATACGATACATCTGTAGTTTGTATGACGGCTGCGAGGGGCCGCCAGGGATAGAGCAAAAAGAGCAGAAGTTGTACATAAAATGCATTTCGTACATGAACTATGCGAAgcgccgctgccgctcgtacgccttcatctcctcgtccaggtCATGCTGTGTCTTcggcttggccttgggtACCGCCTCCAGAGCCTTGGGCTTTGGCGCTTTGTCCACCTCCATCGCCGCAGGCTTGCTGGCTGCCTTTTTTGCGCGTGACACCTTGTCAGCTCCCTTTGCCCCCGCTTTCTTGCTCTGCACCGTTGCGGCCgtcttcttggccgcggGGCTGCCCTTGGCCGGTTTGGCCAGGCGCGAgagcagcgcctcgcccgGGTTGGCTCTGGCGACGGCTTTACGCTGCTTGTCGAGAAGGCTGGGGTTAGAGAAGGCGAGTTgcgggagggagggtgggtTTGGGAAGAAGCGGGAGGTGGGAaaagggagaggaagaggatgcTGAGGTGGTTGTCGGAGGAGAAAGGGGGGAATGGGGaggtgggttgggtgggtgTGCAAGGCCTCAACCCACATAGTCCGCTCTCCACCTGGACACACTCACATCTTCTggcgctccttctcgccaGCCTTGCCGCCCTTCCCAAGACGAGAGAGGAGCCTAAGTCCCGGAGCACGCTGGTCGTCCTTGACATTCTTTGCCGTCGGCCACTTGGCCTTCTGCGCCGGCACGGGCGCGGGAGCAGCAGGAGAGATTCTGCCCTTAACAGTGGTACCAAAGGCGGGGATCACGGCTCTaggggtggtggggagcGTGGCGTTGGCGGGGAGGACGTGGTGTACCGCGAGGGTGTGTGCTGAGGTCAGCGGCAAGCGAGCGAGTGGAACTAGTAAAACGAGCTGTGAGCTGAGAACGTCGCTGAGCTACCGGCGAGGTGaagagcgacgacgcgaccgagagggagagaagagagaaggGTGGTAGAAACGAGGACAACGAACGCTTAGGAAGGCCACTCACATCCATCAATGACCTGTCCCGAGAACTGGCGACGCACGCGCTCCGCATCCCCATCCGATCCAACCTCAACGAGGAAAGTACCGAGGAACGTCGCCGTCTTATTAAACAGCGCCGTGACGGCAATACTGGCCGGGGCGAGGCGGATCGGCTCGGCGGTGAGCAGTTCCTATCGTCAGCAGACACAAACGCCGGGGAATTGGGCAAGGTTTGCGGATCTCTGCGATCCGCAATCTGGCAATGTCGCGCATAACACATACGCAGTCACAGCCCATCTCCCCCGTCTCCCTACCCCTCCATCCCGCTCGGTCGGCCGTTCACGCTCGCTCACCCAACCACTCACCGCCAAATCCGTCTCGCGCACGTCCAGCGGGAGGCcggagaagaggagaacCGAGGGCATGGTTGGCAGTTGGCAGTTGGCACTTTAAATGGAGATTGCAATGGTCGAACGCCAAGTCGTTGTTGTTGCCTGCGTGACGTGGCTTTTGGTATCACTTGTTTGGTTTCGCGCGTTGAGGGGAGGTCGAGTGCAGACGcagagatgagagatggGGATTGAGGATGGACAAGGAGCGATGGAAAAAGACGAGGTGAGAAGAGTAAAGAGAGATGAATGGTGGATGGAACAAAGTGTGCTGGGTGGCGCAACCATTAAACATATAACATACAAGAATCGCATGCCTTCCTTGTATGACATGGAGATCTGAATTGCTGAATACCTGCTGTCGCCGAAAATGGAAAAAACGTGTATCCATCATCTAATGGTACATACATTAAAGACGTGATCGTGAATCTAAGATAGGGCACCTCCGTACGCACTCCTCCTGGGAGATGCTCTCCCCTGTTCTCCCGCTGCTCGCTCACAACTAGAGCACAGAAACATACGTCTTGGGAACAACGCCCTTGACCCGTCCCCCGTCCGGGGCTG from Cutaneotrichosporon cavernicola HIS019 DNA, chromosome: 2 harbors:
- a CDS encoding uncharacterized protein (Mpv17 / PMP22 family), giving the protein MNATLNNATLATRRGVSRLWQGYLAQLAARPLRTKMVTSGTMFFVGDAIAQFGIEGRRVSPDAVPQPDGYGPVEDDVTLAYNPTRAARQAVYGALVLAPLAHNWLVRLDKVKFANKWATLGAKVSLDQLVWGPFIVTTFWSWTGMMEGKTGDQVAELVHFAFPGAYSKCVAVFAPTQIVNFLWVPLHHRLLVHQTVGLGWNIFLSYMTNKNNTLLAAAKADLAQAQIAEASVEPIHDKAHDDERALAHAKVEDAAKVLAAVKEERQRLRDLEGGGATAAGTRM